A stretch of DNA from Ciona intestinalis chromosome 8, KH, whole genome shotgun sequence:
CAAGCCGGAAAAGATGAGCCCACTAGCTCAAGTAAACGCCGGTTACAACCACCCTCAGAAAATGAACCCtcaaattcaaaaacaaaacgtaTAAAGTTTCAAGATGATACGCCATCTACCACATCAGATGAAGACAGTGACACTAAACCTCACAACCTTGTTATTGAAAAGTTAGAATCTccattaaaaacattacttcCAAGAAAACCacagaaacaaaaagaaataatggAAAGAAGCCCaatgattaaaataacattcaagTCCCCAGGAGGCCAGGGcagagtttttaaaattccttCACGTTTACATCATTCTCCtgttaaaaacgaaaataccGAAACCAAAAAGTTAGAGAAAGTCTCCTTTTCGAAACAAGGAAGAGCTTTAAAGGCTTTAAAAAGAGCAAAAAATCAAACTCATGTGAAAACAGAAGGTGAAAAATCTGGGGGTAAACAATCAGAAAAGGACAAATGTCATTTACGTGTCATACTGGAGCCAATAGACAAGAAAAACAGCATggcacaaaaaacaaacaaagctgTGATTTCATCCGCTGTAGATATGTACGACCCTGTTAACCTTGTTGAGGTGAAAGAGCAAcgaaaaatatcaaaacatccAATCAATGCTGGCCAAAGTGATCCACAAACTCATAGCATTAATGTTACAAGTTGCAAAGCCCCAAATGGAGTTTTTACCCAGGGTGACGTAGTGTGGGGTAAACTGCGGGGCTATCCGTGGTGGCCCAGCAAAATCACAAaactaacaacaacaaaaattgatGGTAAAATTCTCCAGCAGCATGCAGAAGTTGGATGGTTTCAATGTAGAACCAGATCTGTCATCCCAATTCGTAATGTGCAATTATTTCAAAAGCATTTTCATGATCggtaatgtatttttacttttttaatgcCTGGTTCTCGGTTGTGGAGGTAAAGACTTTTAAACTTGATatcttattttaatatagcTAGTTCAGTTACTACATATAGTAGTATAAACATAACAGCATTGTGGCTAAAAACAAAAGCTGGGCGTGGGTTTAAGAAATATTACTGGTCCAAACCGGCatggaaaaacattttttcctcAAAACCcatttgttaatttaatagATAAATTATGACTTTTTAGCTGTGGTTAATCCCTAATTTGCCCATCCCTGGTctgaaatgtatttttaatacaatactCTCCATACCcaattttttgtgtgtttgttagtagtaactttataaaagaaatgttGTTTTCTCATTCATTAATTGCTAGTTCTTACCCTCAAGCGAATCAGAAACTAgcttatagttttaatttctttttttcaggTTTGAAAAAAGGCGGAAAGGAGGGTATCAAAAAGCTGTTGCTGCCGCTCACGAGGCATTGAAAGAAATATCTCCAGAAGTCAGAAAACTAATTTCGCAATTTGAGACCTAAAACTGTATTTGCTTgtgatgttatttttattgcattttgtGGTTGCAACATCtgaaatttcaatattttcttttcgtatatttgttttaacaatgtaacagtgctgttttaaaaacaacttttaatatttgtcaAAACTTGGCAAAGTATTGATGTACTGCGaattaaatttcatttcaTCTGTAACGCCGAAGCAAGGTAAGGCGAAATACTATTTCTACAACAACCCTagcagtttttttaatttacaagggctaaaaattaaaatttaatataaaagggGATAATGGTGTGGTGTCTTGTATAAAATAGTTTGGCACCAAAATCCTGTTTATGCTTGCATATTGGTGGTGCCATAGCTTATTGAATGTGGTTTATTGGAACAATCTGTTAGGGGTtaataaactaattatttttgaCCATAACTTGCCATTCCCAAAAAGACATATCTGATTTAACGACTAAACCAAAACAGCGGATCGCGTCATAAGTGTATGTGGCGTTTTTGTGGGGCAGTGCGCAGGTTTACTACATGTCACGTGAAAATTCGTTGTAACTTAATCATAAAGGTCATATGTGAAGTTACACAGCATGTAAACTCCTGAGCTATAATGTAAGGCTATAGGTACAGTTCAGTGATGCACACGCATGGACTGAAACGCTCAGCCAGTGTTATGGTAGTAGGACTGTATGTTGTGCTACTCTACGTAACAAAGCTATcgtatttctattttaacacAGGTTAATGGGTGGCAGACTCACATTCCAGGTGTGCTTAGTATTGACCTTAACCTTTATACTTAttgaatagaatctctatgaTTGAGTGTATAGAAACTGCCCCACTGTGGTCTTATGGGTGGTAAAGTAATATGGACCTACATTCCAGGTATGCATCTCTAATTTTGTAGTTACAAGACTATATaggaaacttttttatttccttgTGGCAAGTGCTCTGTAAAAATTCAACATcaattttccaaaatataGGTCAAGTTGCAAAACAGGACAGAAAACACAATGTATGCCAAATCTATGATGAAAATGCATAAAATCGTCAAACTATGACACTTGCTaatttacatatgtagtaatgTTAGTTTATTGATATGTATAAGTTATATAGGAAGACTACGCACTACAAATTGACTCACAAATTAATGTTGCAGTATTTTTTGCAATCAATTTTGAGGGTTCTCAATTATACCATTAATAAATTGCACTTGGTCAATAACAGCAACTTACatagaatatatttatacacaatGCATATAAGTGCATGGATGTCTACTTGGATTTGTCTTTTTACTACAATTTAGCAAGCTCAGATTGTGCTAATTAACGTTAACATAAAGTACGGACATGCCTGAAAAGAATTTATATTTGATCGTTtcggtaaaaaaataaataaaaaaattatagtttttgaaaaaagtaattttcaattttttcacGAGTAATTTTATTCGTCTGactcatcatcatcatcatgaGTGTGCGTGATTTCAGTTGATCGGCACATTTGCTGACTTGGCAATTCTTCAAGTTTAAGATGTTCAAAGTTATTTGAATTTATGTTACGACTTGCCATTGGACTTtcctctgtgatgtcatactgaCTATCGTGATCAACAGTAGACTCATGTGGCATCTGtaatttcataaaaatgttttttagatAAAGTCCAAAGTTTCTGAACCTTTTATAGTTCGTGGCCcacttttataaatactaaACACCAGTGGTTCCTGCTGCATCAATTAAATAACCTAGCAGCAATAGTAACATTTTGCTTGGGAGCTTAATAAACAACCTATTGTCCACCTTTAACTCTGGACACTCTAAAGAATCTTAACATTAATAAATGCACAATTAAATGGGCTTTTTGGGTGttggggcaatgggccaaatcagcctaaatcctaggtccttgataaggacctcacccatgaagactaaaaaatacataaataaaatattcaatactTACCAATACAGCAGGTGCCCTAAAGAAATAGCAGAAGGGATAATAGAGAAGGTTTATGAATGAAGATGCGTACAGGTCTGCATATCTTGTCACCTGGGTGGAAATGACTCGAGGTGAGAAATACTTTATTCTAAAactttgaattaaaaattgtagGAATGGTCAGGTCAGACATGGGGTGTTTACTAATATGCTTCAGGTctagttataaataaaataggaTATGTCATGTTGAAGTAAAATCTAGTTTAAGGCTTTATGTcaattaaaaatcaagtttgaaggtttttttttacggCACGCCCGGGGGACCTGgtaggccagagttagccATTACCCAAACGCCTGATAAACTAAATCAATTGACACATTCCCTCATTGAATTACAATAAGCAACTCACTTGACTTGCAAAGAATGTTTGTCTTGATCCACTTCTAAACAAACTTCCAAAAGTTCCAAACGCCATATCCATCTCATGCACTACACTTCTTATACTGTCCTGTAGTGAATGAATGTTGGGACGTTCACATGAAGCACTGTCCAAGTTTctgttaaaatttgtgtaaGTTTAGTTACGTTTGATCAAAGTTgcgttttgtgaaaaaatcgTGATACTAGAAAAATAGGTTTATAAAGCAACATTGGTGTATaagtataaaagtaaaaaatatcacTTTTATATTGTGAATTTATTATGAATTTGTTGCAcgacattttaaatgttttggcATAAATCAATGTAACCAATAGTTTAGCAAATTGTTTGTGTGTGCTCATAGCAGTGGACAATCAATTAGGTAAATTTATTATCAGCTTGGTGTCATACTGTGCTCTCATGCAAGCAGAGAATTAGTTTTGTTCATGTGTTGATTAAGCATAGTGTTAAAAGTATCAATCTTTATATAAGCTCACTCTTGCCTTACACTTggaataattaaaattgttaaaattaatagTTGACTTAAAAGGCGTGGTTTTATTAAGTGCGTTGCCGCAAAATCATTTAGTTAATTATTTTGTGCTTGGATCAATAATGGggtatatataattaacaaaTTGAGCATCCGTCATCGCTTTACACAAAACATACATTGATGAAGTGTCTTCTCCATAACCGAGATGTGGAAAAATTTCTCTAAAACATGTTTGCTAAGTAATGTACTGATGATATGGCCAACTTTACCTTGGGGTAGAAATTGGACATTGCATCATAGGTGTCTTCATAcacactagacacacatggtgtagtattcatacacctcatagcCTACTCACTGCCAAGTATTACCATAAATGTCTTCATCAAAGTAACTTTTAGTGAAAACAACAGCAGCCATTGAGCTACCACTATGTTTAGGCAATTGCGTTACCAACAGAGTCCCCCAAGTGAGTTTTGAACTCCTCACCCTCAAGCTCCCACTCATGCACCAACCTGTACTTCTCTCCAATCATTGAATCCAGTTCATTTAATCGATGATAAAGATCCTTTTTCTCCAACCAGATGGCAAGTTCATGGGACATCTCAGGAACAACAAGGAATGTCCTCCAACCTCGTCTCTTCTTCGATTTCAAGATGTCTCCGAAGATATGATCACCTGGAGATAGTTAACATAATGATACAACCCTGGGTGAGACTTGAATTTGTTTTCCTATACCTTTATAACTCAATATCCTGTGCCACATAAATACTCAGTtcaaataatcttttttttgcaAGTAAATTATGCAATTATACAATGTGATTATTCTTTATCTAATCCAACACCCAACGAATGTGCAGTATCAATTTAACTTTGACATGACAATCATTAGTGTAAGATGgcgcaaaaaaaaactgtttttaaaaatccagCCTATGTTCACCAATATAGAGAATCTCCTTTCCTTTTGCGTTCATCATATCACACAATGCGTCAGATGAACCTCCAGAGTAAACGGCTCCTTTTCTTAAAGTTCCTGTGTAATGTCCGATGTGTAACTTTCCCGTTTCCTATGTGGATGGACATTGTTAGATAAAAAGACCCGTGGTCGAGTTAATTTGGTACATTAGACATACATGGTTTATATCATATGTTATCATATGTACACcctatgctcactgtcaggtTAGAATAGGGTATCTTCTTTTACCCCAGACACAcatacatagtgtattcatacatctcattcTAACtgctgtgttataacattaaaaaagcttttataTACACCGATTAATAAAAAGTACCAACTAACATAGACACACCATGTCAACTTTACGAAGAACTGTCCCCTCCCCGAAAAACTTTGGTTTTCTCGCTTCTACGAGAACGACATCAAAATATGACGACCATGGTCGATGTGGTTCATTTGGCTGGAAatagattgtttaaaatattaaggtACATGGCTACTCTTCTAGTATTGGTTTGAAGTTTAACCATTCTGCTGGATTAATCTTATTTTAGTATACCATAATAGGTTTTTTTCTTCCACAGAAATATGTGTTAGAGAGTTATTAATGAAATCggttatcattttatttatttatataaaaccttttggtattgaaaaaaatcgagtgacaacattaaatttaattgctcTAATCAGCAGCCATCTACACTACAGCAAAGCCTAAAATAGCATAGAACTATCTACACCCAGTGCAAGGcagtgtaaatatttttttgtttgttctaagCAGCATTGAAGCTACAACATGGCTCGCTTTGgtgtaaaaaagaacaaacgaagaaatatctacacccgtGTTGTTCAGTGCATACACTTCAGCTGAGTCACAAGTGAAATAATGCAAAGTTACAACAGTTTGTTACCTTTGTGTTCTGTAGAGAATGAATGATTCCGAAGTTAAGATCACAGCAAACCACAGCaaacaaaatagaattaaTTATGTGAGTTTGTGATGTCTATTACACACACTACGTACCTGGGGCCCATGTGGAAAGTCGAACAAATATGTCATCATTTTCTGTGTAAATAtgtgaaaaagtttaaatccaagtttgttaaaaaaggaCATAGAGTATCAAAGGCATATGGTATCAAAGAACAGAGTAACTGCATGTCACTTTTGAGACAAAGGTCATGTCTATTTTATTCAGACGCTATAATAGCTTCGGCAGATCGACTGTGTGCATGGGAGTGGCACCTTGGATAAGTAACTCAAGTTTCCAAACGACCTAAGGATTATTCACATACTGCAATAACTTTATCAActcaactgtgggcatggTAGTAGCAGCAGTGAGTCTTTATACCACCATACACACTATGACTGTTACCACGTACACATACACATTATCAATTATGTAAACACAAATTAACTTTCTCCTCACATTTGTATATTCAAAGTCACTGTTAGTGACAAGGAAGACTTTTCCATGCTCCCGCATCCGATCCAGGAGCAGCGGAAGTTTTGGTTCCTTTACGACGTATTTATCGAGATCTTCAATTGTTTTGCTTTTCAATTCACCCTGTGTGGTCATAAAGGATTGATAATGAGTGACACGGACCcgtaaagtataaatataaacttgtaattgTGAGGAAATTAATaaaggtttaataaatatttaggatattaacattttaacaggTTTATAAATAATGGCAGAACAAAAGccaaatgtataaaatactCCTTAAACAATAGTATAAGTTAAATGACGTAGTGTTCACTTATTATCAAATATATCTTAACACTTTTAAACTTATTGTCAAACATATCTTTATATTGCTGTCAAGacactacaatagcttcagTAACTAGACTGTTGGCATGGAAGTAGCAGTCATGAGGATGGGTAAAGCAAATTTCACTATACATACTAAATCAAGCAGTAAGTACAAACAAACAGTTGAATAAATGTCCCAACCCTGCCTGTAATCCACAGTTCATGGGTTATGCTTCACTATAGAACCTCACACTGTGTTAAGGAAAGTGGCAATCAAGCAAGTGAAGATAACTTACATTTACATGAACAAAATCAACAGCAGCTCTTATATCAGTGTGTATTGTAgcatatgacatcacaaggtTTCCTCTCTGTACACCTTGTCTCTTCTGCATCAAAATAGAAATTATAAGATGGGTAGTTGCAAATAATGCGGTCGAATGGTAAAGaatgcagaaaaaaacaagtcCAGAATGAAATTTCTAATACAGAGTTCCCATAAACTTCTTCGGTGGTACTAGATGTTTGCATCCTGGGAGTTGGGGTAATAATATACCAACATCCTATGCCTTACTGAAAACTCCACCCTTAGGAGGAAAGAAAGCAGATTCGAAACTATAGCCAGTACCTTGACGTATCCTTCAGTTGTGCAGAAGTAGTTAATGACGCAAGCTTGTAGATAAATCTCcggtaaattaaacaaagtgtTGCAGATGTAGTAACGACTTGTGTCTCCAAGCTGGATAAATTTATTCGGGTAATCTTCCATGACCTCAGACCTggaattgtgatgtcataattaagtTTTACATAAATGAATTTTGGAAGTTAACTCATGTTATTTAGTTCATTGACAAatttttggaaataaaaaaatcttttacttgaaaaaaaaaattcttatcTAATCAAGAATATACTGTGCACATAGCAAACATGATCTCTGGGTGTACTTGCACTTTgtacttgttttattcaatcTTATCTTAGTTAAGTTGATTGGAAAATagtgatttaaaataaataaactgtacTGGTAATTGTGCTATGCAAACTGTGAGTGACTAAGAAACATGccacaataatatattaacattcACGTTTTAAGAAACTTGAAGCCATGAGTGCAGACTAAGATGTTTCCATATGTGTCAACCTGTTGAATAATTGATAAAgttgaataattttaatttaagaaCCTAAAATGTATTGGCAGTAGTGTAGAATTATTTTAATGGAAATTAAATGTGAGATCTATATTCCTACATTACATTCGAACAGCTTGTCTTTATGTCACAACtgttattgttacatcacactTGTTATTGTTTCATGTGAATACGACAAACTATGTTAAAGATTATACCGACCAAcggttaaattaaaatgtttgatatatactttgattgttaaaaaaaattggtctttatattaaaaaaggttATTGACTTTATAACCTTTCCTTGGTAAAACGGTTTACAggtaataaattgtttatattctaACAATGTAACTTCTATAAACAGTATATGTGTCCAATTTTCTCTTGGTTTCTAAAATTATTGTTGCATTTTACACAGTTTGTAGTTCATTCATAGTGTTTACCAATGCCAGGTGGAACAGTGGTTGGCACCATCAGCAGTACAAGATCTGTAAACACTGCTTGTAATAACGAAAAATAACACTAATTAGCGCAGAGAAAAAACAtagcatttttttgtaaattgccAAGTTTTGCGGTTTgggtattttaacaataaaattattttaaaaaattctatttGTAAGGAATCCTGTTATCGAATACATTGCTATAAAatcgtttaaaaataaataatgaaattaaCCTAAAAATTAATATGGGAAACGTTATACAAGTATTTTAAGAACACTTACCACGTtctctttataaaatattactcTAAAACAAACAGCTAGCTTAATATTTGACCTGTTTGTTCAGAACAGGTAAGTTTAAAGGTCAGACTGCATTACGATACTTAACGATAGTTGTGCTTGTGTGCTAATATTTAACTAAGGTGTGTTTAAACCAACGGAAAACGTTGCAAATTTCATAGGCACCAGATAATGCATGTTAATGTGTATTATGAGCAATTATAATAATACCATTTGTgcttttgccaaaaaaataacaattttatataCCACTCTGCTTTAATTATATAGAACAATTTTATATACCACTCTGCTTCAATTATATAGAACAATTTTATATACCACTCTGCTTTAATAATATAGCAATTGCCAATTggtatatgttttttacaaatcTATGAACAACCTTTAACATGTGTCCAAGTTCTCTGTCGAAAATTAATCCTCTAAGAACAAATCCAGGATCGTAAATATACCTCTTCAGTTCTTCAGGGTAGCCACAGTGAATGAGTCTGTGGAACAAACAATTGTAGCAAAATAGTTCTGATCGTTAtagtaattactaattaatcACAGTAAAACTACTCCAAAAGATCTGACAATATAGTTAGGGCTTGGTGATTGGCTGTAATAATGTACCAACCAATTCAAATGTCATCGACTTTGGCGACATAACCATGAAAAGCACTGAATTACACATGTCCAATTTTAACAGACTATCGAACCAACCTGTCTCTTGCAAGTTCAAAGCCAAGTTCTTCGTATTGAGGTGATTTATAAACAGCAAGTGTGTAGTCCATATCAAACCCAAAGAACTTAATCTTGTCAAGGCTTAAGCTTCTGTTTACAAACACTCTGCAAATATTATGAAGTTAGATTGTATGTAAAACTTAGATTGAAGTTATGCAacctataaaaaaagtttatgtcAGCTATTACATTGTTGGaaagaaaatcattttatttcttGTGTCCCTAGAACCTACCCTAGGTTAAGACCATGTGCTGTAGTATTTTATATGAAGAATTACTCAGTggttatatacatttaatgtGTCAAATTTGACTTAAAACCTACGGCCAATGCGGTGCCCCACTGTAGGAATTCACCAATATAGAGCAAAATCCTTCCCAAGTGTATTTGACATTCCAATGTTAAATGTTGTACACTCAACACCTCAGCATTAATTAGAAATGAAACCACTTCGCACCTGGCTGTTGGACCTCTCTTGTATTGTTTGTTAGGTGCAGCACCTCTGTCTCCAACTGAGTTCTCCAGCCCATTATGAAGGCTCGGGGCAATACCATTCGCATGTTCCTGTTGAAATTCCAACATTATTATGGTggtatttcatatttaaaaggtAAAACAGCAAggaacatattaaaataaagaatggAAAATACTAgaagaaaatataattattgtcTCACTTTCATACGTTTTTTACAAAGTAagacaactaaaaaaatccctaaataattaaaagaaatgaaGTACTGACAAAACAGAAACAACATGTAAACAAATCATATAACTTAAGTGATTTAGAACTATGGTAGCTGTACAGAATATTTATCATAAACAGTTGCATGTGTCAGgtatctgtgatgtcacatcaatgataacaaaacaagattttgaaaataaacaaattactaACCATTTTAGATATCTTTGCTTAGTTCAAAGTAAAAACGTATCAAAAAACTTAACCACAAAGTATGTATAGCTGTAACGATAAATAGAATGGTCATTACTTTAAAACGAATTGACCTTTTCAAATGAATACTTTTATAGCCTACCTATCAAAGTTACCAATtacttttcattatatataatttttgtatatggttaataattaaactaatGACTTCAAGTTATTGAAATGTtgattatgttatttataaacgATATACGCCGGTGACGCTACTACTGATAGTGTACACAGATCTGTTTTGCAATTCAAATTTTGATCTGCAAATTTACATACGAAATTTATACAAACACGTTATAAGAGGCCGTTAAGCGCCAAAAGGCAAACACGTAACTCATCCAGCAACATATACCGCAAGGACCTGGCATAACAAACCCAGTGCACACAAACAAGTTCGATCAGCTGATTCGTTCTTTGTTGAGAAATTGTTTTGATGCGAAACAGCTGATCAGTGCACTCATGCGAAACAGTTACGTCATTCGATTATAAGATGTCTGTGTTCCAGTTctagaaaacaaaacattttttttgcccCCGGTTAAATAGTAAAAGTCACCAAGTGACGCCCATTATGACCAGGCTGGTTCgtgtgttttgtaaataagtAACACGCTATAAtcgttatttaaatttaccacGTATAATTCTATGCATgactatttaaatattcaaacgATATTCAAAATACCCACACAAAGTGTTTATCCGCAATATAGGGACGTATTTATCTGCATTATAGAGCCGACGACTTATAGTATACAACGGTATTTACATTTATCTTCAAAGACAGCAAAAATGAAGGTTGTAGTCTTTATTTCGATTTTACTTCACGTCGCATGGGCTAATAGCACCACCGATGTCACATCCACGTGCAGTAAGTTAGTTTTACAACATTGCGTAACTTCGTATACCACACATAACGTATCAACAGGCCTAATCCTCTAAACCAGAGAATCAAGCTTGTTTCTATCGTGGCCCAAAGTTGTTTGGAAACTGACGTTTCTtgtcaaattaaaatatttatcgaGCTTCTGAAACGGTGTTTAGTGAGTTCTGCACAGCTCTGTGTAAAGCATGTTAGGGAAATGCATTGAACCACATCAGTCTTGTATAACATATTAGCATTAAGTTGTttgtaataactttttaatctAGACTCCATCTGTAAGGACAGAAATCCAAACTGTGACACGACAGGTTGCACTGTAATCTGGTCGCGAATCTTGTGCGCAAAGACTTGTGGTGTATGCTCTTGCAGCAATGAATGTGGTTAGTATGAGACTTTTTCGTTTGTCTGTTTTATTATCACTTGTAAAACATAGCATGGCTTATATTTGTATCTCTTCGAACACCCgatcaattaaaacaagagGCCAAGGCCATAATAAATGGGTACGTTGTATTACAAAATGGTCAAAGCAGAGtccatatataaacaaagcaGAGCccgtatatgtttatatacggactctggttgaaagtatatatgtaaatacgCACTGTACTTCGAGACAGCTTGTATTGTAAACTGTAACTTGTCAACCttcttattattgtttaaaaactttcgtTTTAAACGTATATGGGCGATTATATTAAtcttggcctaaatcttatgCAGATGGTCCTGTGtcgtgcctcgctgtagggCCCTACCGATTCGTATAAAGAAGAGCCTATATATAACGCCGTTCGTAGTAGCGCATTGGAATGTAATggcttttatatatatatatgagaaTATCTTTTCGTTCCAGACAAATGTGTGGACCGCTACCGAAGCTGTCCGGTGTTAAGAATGCTTTTCAACAATTTGTGCCAAAAAAATTTTGGAATGCTAGGGTGTCGAAAATTCTGCAACTTATGCGCCCCGTGTACACCATCATCATCACCATCATCTTCTTCTCCTTCATCATTGACGCTCCCATGTGAACCTGACCCCAAAagtaaacataacatatagtagggtggggaagatgggacaccttttcattctaatttctgGCCccattaaacaaagaacattcaaacaattaatgaACCGTACCCTCCCGACTTGCATAGCcctttgttatttgtttaaaacacgatcaggatatttggatattatgtgctaactgtgTTGAATCTCCTTCCACAGTACTACATTCCATGACCATACATGGCGCCGTTTAACTTGTACCCGCACTGCGtagcatttaaaaatgaacacaaatttttatttaccgCTAATTGCACTCAATGTTCGACCAATCTTACTTTCGCCAGTCACCGGTATCGGACTTGTACCTGATAACTACGTACTAACGTACGTGAAACAGTATTTGTTTCGTGCAGAATGCAAGGACGATTACTCGTTTTGTACGAACTGGAAACAAGAAGGCGGATGCCTACCATCAACGTCTGTGCACTCAACAAGCGTGAGAGCTACATGTCAGAGGTCTTGTGGTATTTGTACTCGCTGTGAGGACCTTTATGCAACTCCCACCAGCACCCCAACTACGACTACCAGCATTCCAAGCACAGTTACCAGGACTAGTACCACAACAACTACCAGTACTTCTGCCACAACTACTAGCACACCAAGCAAGATTATGAGAACTCTGAGCACAACTACCAGCACTCCTGCCTCAACAACTACAAGCACTCCCAATGGTTTACGTTAAAAGCCAAATCTCAAGTCTTCCAATACagaatatacagtagggtggggaatatgggacactttttcactctattttccaGTTCcttcggtagtaaacacagaacattgATAGATTTATTAAACCGTCTCGCCACTCCCATAGACTAtttttaatcgtttaaaatacgatcaggatatttggatattacgtgcttaagtgtcccgtcttaccccaccccactatatagaaGTCTACCTAGTACTATACCCGGCATTGCTATATACTGGTAACACAACTCGTTATATATTAATCAATTATAATATAC
This window harbors:
- the LOC100180668 gene encoding PWWP domain-containing protein 2A — translated: MPPKRKTRQNLKKGDNVVVTIEDAIADCLIVSFIFQNKRFSGALMDTTKSGGPYGVQEDPTKSEDELKVETRGSQNPATQKYNHKAPFPPALETRKSYKFDVPQPPMRSIFRRARRSRRKAKLNLLQSGKRNIIRPRGWKFLSHSASCQCTECVQGVQAGKDEPTSSSKRRLQPPSENEPSNSKTKRIKFQDDTPSTTSDEDSDTKPHNLVIEKLESPLKTLLPRKPQKQKEIMERSPMIKITFKSPGGQGRVFKIPSRLHHSPVKNENTETKKLEKVSFSKQGRALKALKRAKNQTHVKTEGEKSGGKQSEKDKCHLRVILEPIDKKNSMAQKTNKAVISSAVDMYDPVNLVEVKEQRKISKHPINAGQSDPQTHSINVTSCKAPNGVFTQGDVVWGKLRGYPWWPSKITKLTTTKIDGKILQQHAEVGWFQCRTRSVIPIRNVQLFQKHFHDRFEKRRKGGYQKAVAAAHEALKEISPEVRKLISQFET